The window CCGTTTTTTAATTTCATACCGGCAAAACCTTCAACTAATGCCAGCCAACTACCAGGCATACTGGTAATATGAAGCCCCTCTTTAAGATCGTTGTTATAATCGTCTAAGTCCAGACGGGTGGCTTTTAGAAATAAATCATAAGCTTGATCAATATCTCCTATCCGGGCAGCCAGAATAGAATGTACAAAGTAGGAGAGGGAAGATTCGTGAAGAGTGCGCGGTTCATAAAAAAGAAAATTCTTTTTCACTGTTTCCATATCAAAATCATTCCGGTACAGATAAATACCCAGAAGAACATCACTTTGTTTAATAAAGCAAGAGCGAAGAATTCTGTCCCAGGACCAATGCTGGCTGATGGGGCGATCTGATGGATCTATGTCTGCAACCACATTTAGTTCTTTGTCCATGTATCCGTCCTGTTGAACAAATATTCCTCTTTCTTTATCTTCAGGGAAATACATGTTTTCTATAATGTCTTTCCATCTCTTTATTTCTTCCGGATCAAAATTGGTTTTCTGCAGAACTCTCTGATAGTCTTCAGGATAATCCTTTTTTACTAATTCCAGATAGTGAATGGTTGATTTTAGATTCTTAATACAGCTGTAATTGGTGTACCAGTTATTATCTACATTATTTTCATATTCATTAGGACCAGTCACTCCTAATATCACATATTTCTGCTTTGGTGTGGAGAAACTTACTCTTTGACTCCAGAATCTTGAGATTGCAATTAGAACTTCAAGACCATATTTAGCCACATAATCTGTTTTTCCGGTAAAATTAGTGTATAAATCAATGGTAAATGCAATGATACCATTACGGTGAATTTCTTCAAAAGTAATTTCCCATTCGTTATGGCACTCTACTCCATCCATTGTTACCATTGGATAAAGGGCAGCACCATTTGTGAATCCTAGTTTTTCTGCATTTTCTATTGCTTTAGGCAAATGATTGTACCTGTAAAGCAACAAGTTTATTGCCAGATTCTCCGAACCGGCAAGCAAAAAATAGGGAATACAGCACAACTCTGTGTTCCATTGAGTATTTCCTCCGTATTTTTCACCGGTAAATCCTTTTGAACCGATGTTTAAACCAGGGTTATCACCTTTGTAATTCTGACGTATCTGAAAGATGTTGAAGCGGATTGCTTGCTGAACTTCTTCATCTCCCTCAATCCGTACATCCATTGAATGCCAGATATTGTTCCATTCTTTATGTTGTTCTTCTATTAGTTTGTCCCATCCGGTACTTTTAGCTTTCTCAGCTTCATAAACAGACTGATCAACCAGTTTTTTTCTATCACAATAAAGGGAAGATATAACAGAGGTGTATTTAATCAAAGATAAAGTCTCGCCGGGTTTAACATCGCTTCCAATACTAAAACCTACCAGTTTTTCTTTTTCAATTCTGATTGGCCGGGTAGTTATTTCTTTACTGTTCTTGAATAATTGATAAGTTGTGGCACAACATACCTGAGAATCTTCCCGTTTTGTCTGAGTCCACAATAAAGCATGTTCATGTGTTGTTTCTGCAAGGATAATATTCCACATCTTTTCATTAAAATTGGAACTTTCATGTATTACATCTCCATTGATATAGGGGAGAAGCGATATTTTTCCTTCATAGTTAACGGAAGTAACGCTGTATTTTATCAGACAAAGATTCAACTGAGTCATACTGTAAAAGCGTTCCACATGAATTTGCAAGGTGTGTCCTTTGGGAGAAGTAACTGTAAAGGTCCGTTCAGATGTACCTTCTTTCATTAAAAGCTTTCGCTGGAATTTATCTACATCCCATACTTCCAGATTGAGCTCTTCATCGATTAACCGAAGATTAATGCCACTCCAGTACGGTGCATTAGGCATACGCGAAAAATAACGAGGATATCCGTTCTTCCACCATCCTACACGTGTGCGGTCCTGAAAATAAATACCCGCGATATAAGAACCTTGGAGTGTATCTCCTGTATAAGTTTCCTCAAAGTTTCCCCGCTGGCCTATTCTTCCGTTCCCCATACTAAATATACTTTCAGAGTCTCTCAGATTCTTAGCATGGAAATCTTCTTCGATAATATTCCATTCGTCTGTTTTAAGGTGTTTTTTCATTTTGCTTATTAGTTCTATTCACTTTTGTGATGTGTTTTTTCTTTTTTTGTTCTCGGCTGAAAACCAGCTGCAAGATAATAAGAAATATTAAAAGATAGATCTATAAATACTAAAAGAAGCTGTGAATAATATTACTGAGGAAAACAGAACGATTTTTGCACTAAAAATATCGCCTATTTGAAGAGCTTCTCTGGTAATAAAACTCACAAATAGGCGATAGTGATCAAAAAATAGCTTATAAACTATTCGTTTAACCTGAATTCGAAATAAAAAGTTCTTGTCTCTTGCCGTAAGCACTTAACAAGGAGATTGCAAAAACCGGTCTGAATAAGGCTGATTTTTTTTAAATAATTAAGGACGCTGGATGTATATTATATACCTATATTTATAACCCCACGATTTTGTACTGGCAGACACTGATTATTAAATAGTTATCCATTGGAAATAAAATACCTGGACAAATGATTCAGTTATGAATTGCCTCTTTTTTGGCAGTGTTTTTTGCATTTTGGTGCCTGTTGTCCATTGTATTTACGATTAGAATCATTGCTAAGCCTTTTTTATTAATCATTTTAAATTAATACTTGTTGCAATTATTTTGTGGGTTTGCTTTTATAAACTGGTAACTCAATGTCTTTGCAAACTAAGGCATAAATGGTCTGAAATTCCTTGCTGACAGGATTTTAATGTCTTGACACTTTCTAAAAACATCAAGACTTATTCTTCAACATCATTTGAGACTTTTAAAGAAATAATTCGGAGATATCATAATCGTCTTTTTTGAAAAAATAATTGGTGAATTATTCAGATTTATTCACCAATTATTTTTATTTATTGGAGAATGGTTTTTATTTATTGGGCAATTAATTCAGAGAATTCAGCAATTTCTACCATTCTAATTTTTATTTCGAACTCAGGTTAGTTTACTAAATCTGCTTTGATAAAAGTAGACTACAATTTGTTTTTTTTCAGCTTAGATATCTTTAAGCTCTGCATACGTTTCTTTGATGAAATATACACATGATGCCCCTGCAATAAGAAGTATACCAGCCAGAACCAACATGGATACCTGATGCCCACCAACCAGACGTAGCAAACTTCCACCAATAAGTGCGGCACAAATTTGTGGCAAACAAATGGTTCCGTTGAACAGTCCCAGATAAGCCCCCATATTTTTACCTGAAATAGAATTGGTGAGAATCGTAAATGGCATAGCTAACATGGCTGCCCAGGCAAACCCTATCATAAAGTACGAAGCAAACAATAAATACTGATTGTGAATAAAGAAGGTAGAAATGAAACCTAATCCTCCTAATATTAAACTTAGAGAATAGGCAAACTTGCGTGATTTAAACAGAGGTAGTACTACCGCCCAACATACAGAACCGATTGCTTGAACTGCAAATAATACACCAACCCAGTTTCCTGCTTCCTGATATTCTGCAGATGAAGTATTGGTAGTTCCCCATACATTACTGGCAATAGCACCATTGGTATAGGTCCACATATACATAAAAGCAGCCCATGAGAAAAATTGGACCAGTCCCACGGTCCAGAATACCCTAGGGGCATGTTTTAATAAAGTAAAGAAGTCTGCTTTTTCTTTTTTTTCTGCAGCAGTGATACCGTGGAACTCTTCGAATTCTTTTGGAGGCATCTCTTTTACTTTAATGGTTGTGTAGATTACACAAAGAATTAGTATTGCGGCTCCAATATAGAAAGAATAAATAACAGAGTTGGGAATCATTCCTTTCCCGGCAATGTTGCTGATGCCTAAGAATGTAAAGATGAAAGGGAAAAGGTAACCTACCAGACTTCCTGCATTACATAGGAAGCTTTGAATAGAGTAAGCAAGTCCTTTTTGTTTTTCGTTTACAAGATCTCCCACCAACATCTTAAAAGGTTGCATAGCCATATTTATAGATGTGTCCAGAAACATGAGAGCAAAAAGACCAAAAATCATAGCGTTAAATAAGCCGGTAAAACTTCCTGCATTAGGAAGCAGGCACATTACTATAACTGCAATCAGAGAACCCACGAAAAGATATGGAATCCTACGTCCGAATCGTGTCCAGGTTTTGTCGCTGGCAGAGCCAATCAACGGTTGAACAATAATTCCGGCTAGGGGAGGGAGCACCCAAAAGTAACTGAGGTTATGAGGATCGGCCCCTAATGTAGCGAATATTCGACTGATGTTTGCGCTTTGAAGTGCATAAGCAATTTGCACGCCAAAGAAACCGAAACTGATGTTCCATAATTTCCAAAAGCTTAGATCTGGTTTTGTTTTCATTGTATTATTCAGAATTAGATTTTATATAATTTCTGTTTATTAATCACTTGATAACCAAATAAATATGATTGTTAAGTAATTTAGCTCCTTTATTTTGTTGTTCCCCGGACTACCAGATTTGTCTTAACAATTCTATTAGCAGCTCTCTTCTCATCAGGTTTTTTATTCTCTAACTTATCTATTAATAGATTTATGGCACTTTCTCCAACTTCTTTCCCATGTTGCTCCACCGTAGTGAGTTTTGGATCGGTTGTTTGGGCGATAATTCCATCAGAAAAGCCACAAATGGAAATTTCTTCCGGAATTTTTAGTCCAGCAAGTTTGCAAGCATACAAAATACCAGACGCTGTTTCATCATTAATTGCAAAAAAACCGTCGGGACGATTGGGGGGTGCTTCAAGGATATCCGGCGTTATGGCAATAGCTTGTTCTCGTGTATCACAAATTTTAATCATACTATTATCTACCGGAATCTTATATTTTTTCATTGCATCCAAATATCCGTTTCTGCGATTCTTAGAAATTTCCAGGTTAAGAGGTGCACTATAAAATAAGATGCGTTTACATCCGGTTTGAATCATATATTCCACAGCTGAAAATGCTCCGGCGTAATCGTCAACAACTACTCGCTCTGTATTTATCCCGGTGCAAATCCGGTCATAGAATACAATTGGGATATTATTATCGAGCAATTCCTGATAATGTTCATAGTGAGAAGTATCTTTTGCTAATGAAGTAATAACTCCGCAAACCCTTGCTGCAAGGAATGTATGAACAATTTTAACTTCCCGTTCATACTCTTCATTTGATTGAGCGATAATAATGTTATACCCTGATTTGGATGCAACCTCTTCAATCCCATCTAACACACAAGAGAAAAAATGATGAACAAACTGCGGAATAATCACCCCGATGGTATTAGAACGGTTAGTGCGTAAATTCAGCGCCAGCTCATTGGGCTTATAATTATGTTCGCGTGCGTACCTATTAATAGTATTCCTGGTCTCTTCACTAATATCGGGATTATTTTTAAGTGCTCTTGATACTGTTGAAGGAGAGACATTTAATGCCTTGGCTATATCTTTAATTGTGATTTGAGGTTTGTAATTCATAATATGTATTTCTAGGTTTTAACCCAAGGTAATGTTTATAGATGTTCTCTTTACAAAAATAGAATAATTGTCTTAGATTGTTTTTAAGAGTTAATTATTAGAGTCGCATTTGGAATGCAAACGATTGCACGGCAAAAGTAGCGAAATCAACATATTATTAGTATAAAGAATAGTTAATAAACTCTATTTTTGTTGAGTGGTTGAAATGAAAATTTATGAGTCATTCCAATTTTTATTTAGAATCTATTATTTATAATAATGTTAACTTTAATTTTTAAATGCATGAAGCAAGTTAATCTTAGAATCTGGAAAACGATTCTTCCCCTGTTGCTAGGGCTGTTCTTGTCGGTAAACGCATTTGCACAACAGATGTCTGTTAAGGGATCTGTTAAGGATGTAAAGGGCGAGCCAATTATTGGCGCGAATATTACTGTGAAAGGTACAACAATTGGTACTATTTCTGATATTGATGGCAATTTTGCTCTACAAGTATCAAAAGGTTCTACTTTAGTAATTAAGTTCATTGGTTACAAAACTGTAACAGAAATCGTGAATTCATCTACCATTCATATTGCAATGGAAGAAGATGCAGTGCTTGTAAGCGATGTAGTAGTTGTTGGTTATGCTATTGGTAGTAAAAGGACTCTTTCCGGTGCTGTTCAGAAAGTTGAACGGAAAGACATGAATACCGGTGTCATTGCTAATCCGCTTGCTGCAATGAAAGGCAAGGTAGCCGGTGTTAATATTCAAACAGTTGGTGGCGACCCTACTGCCTCTCCATCTATTCGTGTACGTGGTACTACTTCATTGACAGGTGGTAATGATCCATTGGTTATTATTGATGGCGTATTTGGTGATCTGAATATGCTGAATGCTATCTCTCCATCTGATATTGACAGCTTTACTGTTTTGAAGGATGCATCTGAAACTGCTCAGTATGGATCTCGTGGTGCATCTGGTGTTATTGTTGTTACTACTATAAAAGGTAAATTTGGAACAAAAACATTGAGCTATGATGGTAGCTTTGGTGTTGAATCAATATTCAAAAACCTGAAAATGCTGTCTGCTGACCAATATCGTTCATATGCAAAAGGTTTAAATTTAGGCATTACTGATATGGGTGCCAACACTAATTTTATTGATGAGATGGAGCATAGCGGTTATACTCAGACACACCGTCTTTCTTTTGGAGGTGGAACGGATGATTCAAACTATCGTGTATCTTTAGGTATGATTGATCAGCTGGGTACCATCAAGAATAATGAGATGCAGAATTATACAGCCAAGTTTGATGCAGCTCAGAACTACTTTAATAATAAAGTAAAATTAGAATTTGGCATGTTTGGATCTTACAAACAGAACCGTTATGTAAATGACTATCAGAAGACTTTCTATTCTGCAGCTTCTTTTAATCCTACTTATCCTAATCATATGAATGATGCCGGAGTATGGGACGAAAATGCTAATGCGAATGAAGTACAGAATCCATTGGGCCGTTTGGATATTGATGATCGTGAAACAAATGCTTATGTTAATACAAATGCTCGTATTACATGGTCAATCATTGATGGTCTGAAATTAAGTGCTTTTGGTTCATATACTTATAATGTAAAAGAAAATAAGAAATATATTCCTAATACAATTAAGGCAGGTTTAACTAATCGTGGTGAGGCTTACAGAGGTGACAATAAAGCACAATCAATGTTGGCTAACCTGATGCTGACTTATAAGAAAGATATCAATAAACATCATATCGATTTATTAGGTTTATCAGAAATTCAAAAAGTGATCAATACAGGTTTTGGTACTACTGTTAATGGATTTGCTACTGATGCTTTTAGCTATAATAATCTGAAAGCTGGTGCCGTACTTAATTGGGGTGGAACTACTTCATATTATAATGATCCTAAATTAGCATCTTTCATGGGGCGTGCTAATTATGTATACGATGATAAATATATTGCTACTATTAATGCTCGTACAGACGGTTCTTCAAAAGTTGGTAAGAATAACAAATGGGGTTTCTTCCCATCTGCATCCCTTGCATGGGTTATTAATAGGGAAGACTTTATGAAGGATATAAAAGTGATTAACAATTTGAAGTTGAGAGCTGGTTATGGGCTTACCGGTAACCAGGATGCCATTGATTCTTATACCTCAATGATGTTAGTAAGTCCCTATAAAACAACAAGTTTTAATGGTACATCTTATGTAACAACAAACATCGCTCGTAATGCGAATCCGGATTTGAAATGGGAAGTAAAGAAAACTTTTGATGTAGGTATTGACTTAGGTTTACTTGACAACCGTATTACTTTGACTGCCGATTACTACAATTCAAAGACAACCGATATGCTTTACAACTATTCTGTAAGCGTACCTCCTTTTGCATACAATACCTTGCTTGCTAATCTGGGGGCTATGAGAAATACCGGTGTTGAACTGGCATTAGGCTTTGTTCCACTCAAGAATAAAGATATGGAGTTGAATGTTAATACCAATCTTTCATTCCAGAAAAATAAGCTGTTATCATTGGAAGGTTCTTATAATTACAATGGAACAAATGAAGCTTTGACTACTGCTCAGTATATGTCTCTTTCTTCAATGAACGGTGCTGGTTTTATTGGTGGTTATAATAATGTTGTTTATCAGATGGTTGGTCAGCCTGTTGGCGTATTCTATTTACCAAAATGTAATGGTTTAGTGGATAATGGTTTTGGCGATAAATCATATAATGTAGTTGATTTGGATAAAGATGGTAAAATTAATTTAGCAGATGGCAAAGACCGCTATGTAGCCGGACAGGCTTTCCCGAAACTTCTTTTAGGAGCTAATATTAGTTTCCGTTACAAAGCTTTTGACATTGCTGTTCAGATGAATGGTGCATTTGGTCAGAAGATTTACAATGGAACTTCTCTTACTTACATGAATATGTCTCAATTCCCAACATATAATGTTATACAAGGTGCTCCTGAGAGAAATATCAAAGATCAGACTGTAACTGATTATTGGTTGGAAAGTGGTGACTATCTTCATTTTGATTATGTAACCTTAGGTTGGAATGTCCCTGTTAAAAAGTATCTAAATAATCTTAGACTAACCTTTTCTGTGAACAATTTGGCTACTATCACAAACTACTCAGGCTTGTCTCCAATGATTAATTGTAATACAGTAGGAAATGATCTTGGTATGGATGATAAACGATTCTACCCATTGTCAAGAACTTATTCATTAGGTCTTAGTGTTAACTTTTAAATGAATTTTAATTATGAAAAAAGGAATATTATATAGTTTGGCAGTGGCTGCTGCAGCTTTATCCTTCACTTCCTGTGATAATTTTCTGGAAGAACATCCGAAGGATCAGATTACTCAGGAGGAAGCTTTTAAAAGTCCAACATTGATTTATTTGAATGCTGTAGCTACCCTTTATACAAATGTAGGTGGAAACAGTGGAGGTAATGGCTTACAGGGAACCGACCGTGGTATTTATGATTTGAATACTTTTACTACCGATGAAGTAATGTTACCAACCCGTGGTGGTGACTGGTATGATGGTGGTTTGTGGCAAAATCTTTTTAAGCATAACTGGGGTACTAAAAATGATTTAGTAAAGAATTCATGGGAGTACCTATATAAGGTAATAGTAATGTGTAACAACTCTCTTGCAACATTGGAAGGCGTTCTGAAAAACGACCCGACCAATACAGCTGTTCCAACCTATATTGCTGAAGTAAGAGCTTTCCGTGCGATGTACTACTATTATTTGGTTGATATGTACGGCAATGTGCCTTTAGTTACCTCTTCAAATGTTAAAATGGCTGATGTTGTTCAGTCAAAGCGTAGTGATGTATTTAAATTTGTTGTAAAGGAGTTGCAGGAATCAGTAGGCTTGCTTAGTACTCAGCATAGTAATTCTCTGGGTGCATATTATGGACGTATGACAAAACCGGTAGCTTATTTCCTTCTTGCAAAACTGGCTTTGAACTCTGAAATTTATACCGATGATAATTGGAATGATGGCTATGCAAATCGTCCATCAGGTAAAGATATTAAATTCACTGTAGGAGGGATACAAATGAACGCGTGGGAAACAACGATTGCATATTGTGATTCTATCACAAACTTAGGCTATTCATTAGCCACCAGTTTTGCTTCTAATTTCTCTACAACCAACGAATCTTCTCCTGAGAATATCTATACTATT of the uncultured Bacteroides sp. genome contains:
- a CDS encoding SLC45 family MFS transporter, translating into MKTKPDLSFWKLWNISFGFFGVQIAYALQSANISRIFATLGADPHNLSYFWVLPPLAGIIVQPLIGSASDKTWTRFGRRIPYLFVGSLIAVIVMCLLPNAGSFTGLFNAMIFGLFALMFLDTSINMAMQPFKMLVGDLVNEKQKGLAYSIQSFLCNAGSLVGYLFPFIFTFLGISNIAGKGMIPNSVIYSFYIGAAILILCVIYTTIKVKEMPPKEFEEFHGITAAEKKEKADFFTLLKHAPRVFWTVGLVQFFSWAAFMYMWTYTNGAIASNVWGTTNTSSAEYQEAGNWVGVLFAVQAIGSVCWAVVLPLFKSRKFAYSLSLILGGLGFISTFFIHNQYLLFASYFMIGFAWAAMLAMPFTILTNSISGKNMGAYLGLFNGTICLPQICAALIGGSLLRLVGGHQVSMLVLAGILLIAGASCVYFIKETYAELKDI
- a CDS encoding SusC/RagA family TonB-linked outer membrane protein translates to MKQVNLRIWKTILPLLLGLFLSVNAFAQQMSVKGSVKDVKGEPIIGANITVKGTTIGTISDIDGNFALQVSKGSTLVIKFIGYKTVTEIVNSSTIHIAMEEDAVLVSDVVVVGYAIGSKRTLSGAVQKVERKDMNTGVIANPLAAMKGKVAGVNIQTVGGDPTASPSIRVRGTTSLTGGNDPLVIIDGVFGDLNMLNAISPSDIDSFTVLKDASETAQYGSRGASGVIVVTTIKGKFGTKTLSYDGSFGVESIFKNLKMLSADQYRSYAKGLNLGITDMGANTNFIDEMEHSGYTQTHRLSFGGGTDDSNYRVSLGMIDQLGTIKNNEMQNYTAKFDAAQNYFNNKVKLEFGMFGSYKQNRYVNDYQKTFYSAASFNPTYPNHMNDAGVWDENANANEVQNPLGRLDIDDRETNAYVNTNARITWSIIDGLKLSAFGSYTYNVKENKKYIPNTIKAGLTNRGEAYRGDNKAQSMLANLMLTYKKDINKHHIDLLGLSEIQKVINTGFGTTVNGFATDAFSYNNLKAGAVLNWGGTTSYYNDPKLASFMGRANYVYDDKYIATINARTDGSSKVGKNNKWGFFPSASLAWVINREDFMKDIKVINNLKLRAGYGLTGNQDAIDSYTSMMLVSPYKTTSFNGTSYVTTNIARNANPDLKWEVKKTFDVGIDLGLLDNRITLTADYYNSKTTDMLYNYSVSVPPFAYNTLLANLGAMRNTGVELALGFVPLKNKDMELNVNTNLSFQKNKLLSLEGSYNYNGTNEALTTAQYMSLSSMNGAGFIGGYNNVVYQMVGQPVGVFYLPKCNGLVDNGFGDKSYNVVDLDKDGKINLADGKDRYVAGQAFPKLLLGANISFRYKAFDIAVQMNGAFGQKIYNGTSLTYMNMSQFPTYNVIQGAPERNIKDQTVTDYWLESGDYLHFDYVTLGWNVPVKKYLNNLRLTFSVNNLATITNYSGLSPMINCNTVGNDLGMDDKRFYPLSRTYSLGLSVNF
- a CDS encoding RagB/SusD family nutrient uptake outer membrane protein translates to MKKGILYSLAVAAAALSFTSCDNFLEEHPKDQITQEEAFKSPTLIYLNAVATLYTNVGGNSGGNGLQGTDRGIYDLNTFTTDEVMLPTRGGDWYDGGLWQNLFKHNWGTKNDLVKNSWEYLYKVIVMCNNSLATLEGVLKNDPTNTAVPTYIAEVRAFRAMYYYYLVDMYGNVPLVTSSNVKMADVVQSKRSDVFKFVVKELQESVGLLSTQHSNSLGAYYGRMTKPVAYFLLAKLALNSEIYTDDNWNDGYANRPSGKDIKFTVGGIQMNAWETTIAYCDSITNLGYSLATSFASNFSTTNESSPENIYTIPMDKTLYPDNQTYNMIRSRHYNHAKAYGQGGWNGSCATKEALDAFGYGTANVDPRFNLTYYSGKVQGPDGKNIKLDDGTDLEYLPSEVALDLSGKAAEKTAGARMKKYELDVAATNDGKNQSNDLVLFRYADVLLMKSEAKVRNGVSGDNELLAVRTRAGASQDVKATLDNLLAEREREFAWEGLRRQDLIRFGKFTRAYTDRPQLTDEANGWSTVFPIHEDILAKNPKLKQNPGY
- a CDS encoding LacI family DNA-binding transcriptional regulator, with the protein product MNYKPQITIKDIAKALNVSPSTVSRALKNNPDISEETRNTINRYAREHNYKPNELALNLRTNRSNTIGVIIPQFVHHFFSCVLDGIEEVASKSGYNIIIAQSNEEYEREVKIVHTFLAARVCGVITSLAKDTSHYEHYQELLDNNIPIVFYDRICTGINTERVVVDDYAGAFSAVEYMIQTGCKRILFYSAPLNLEISKNRRNGYLDAMKKYKIPVDNSMIKICDTREQAIAITPDILEAPPNRPDGFFAINDETASGILYACKLAGLKIPEEISICGFSDGIIAQTTDPKLTTVEQHGKEVGESAINLLIDKLENKKPDEKRAANRIVKTNLVVRGTTK
- a CDS encoding family 65 glycosyl hydrolase domain-containing protein; amino-acid sequence: MKKHLKTDEWNIIEEDFHAKNLRDSESIFSMGNGRIGQRGNFEETYTGDTLQGSYIAGIYFQDRTRVGWWKNGYPRYFSRMPNAPYWSGINLRLIDEELNLEVWDVDKFQRKLLMKEGTSERTFTVTSPKGHTLQIHVERFYSMTQLNLCLIKYSVTSVNYEGKISLLPYINGDVIHESSNFNEKMWNIILAETTHEHALLWTQTKREDSQVCCATTYQLFKNSKEITTRPIRIEKEKLVGFSIGSDVKPGETLSLIKYTSVISSLYCDRKKLVDQSVYEAEKAKSTGWDKLIEEQHKEWNNIWHSMDVRIEGDEEVQQAIRFNIFQIRQNYKGDNPGLNIGSKGFTGEKYGGNTQWNTELCCIPYFLLAGSENLAINLLLYRYNHLPKAIENAEKLGFTNGAALYPMVTMDGVECHNEWEITFEEIHRNGIIAFTIDLYTNFTGKTDYVAKYGLEVLIAISRFWSQRVSFSTPKQKYVILGVTGPNEYENNVDNNWYTNYSCIKNLKSTIHYLELVKKDYPEDYQRVLQKTNFDPEEIKRWKDIIENMYFPEDKERGIFVQQDGYMDKELNVVADIDPSDRPISQHWSWDRILRSCFIKQSDVLLGIYLYRNDFDMETVKKNFLFYEPRTLHESSLSYFVHSILAARIGDIDQAYDLFLKATRLDLDDYNNDLKEGLHITSMPGSWLALVEGFAGMKLKNGKASFEPIIPHKWKSYRFKVNFNGYFLLLKISHKEMEVTNLANTDVCIQVFSKSYTIKANALLLISINRNEK